The DNA region TTTAAAATTTAAGCAACTTGACCTTAATGAATTTAAGAGAACCTTAACAAAATCAAACTAAAACCCTTTAAAGTGAATTAGAggcaataataattcaaatactATGTAACATAGTGTTTtcaatatttatttcttaacaAAATATGAGAGTAAAAACtaagattataaaaattaagaagACTACAAAATTACGCAAAGATTTTTCTATGAGTGCTTCTTGAATATAGTCGAAGATTTTTCTATAAGAGCTCCAATCTAGCTATTTGCGCTTCAACTCTTCAACTATAATCAAGTAACTCTCATAAAAATGTCTTGGCATTTTTCTAGTCAATCTTAGTatttattaagaaataaaatagtgaaaatacTAAGTTATAGAACGTTTGATTTATCATCATCTCTGATTCACTTCCAAGGTTCTTAGTTTGACAGTATTAAAATCTTTAATTCACTAGGGTCAAGTTAGTGGAATTTAGTAGCAAGGAGTGTCTTTGTTGACTTTCATAGacaaattattgtgttgtatcTCATTTACTTTCTTTTGTCAGATCCTGAAATTGTTTATACACCCTTGACTTATTTATGcaaaattatactcccttcgATCTTTTgttcttccactttgggtttttcacacatattaagaaaaatagaatctttggttgtagtgggtattattttaattaaatgtgtgaagtaatgattgtatgggaagtatgagagagaaaataattataaataaaagtaaaacaaaaaaaaactgattttattaaattaattaaaaaggagAGAGAATCTTACAATGGAGGGAAATTAACCAACTTTCCAAATTGTGAAGTTTAGAGCTCTACAACAAAACAAAAGGAGGGAACATAATCCCTCCATACAAAAACTAGAAAAGCCATTGGAGGCCTTGCATTGGCCAAATTAAACTAACATGgattaacaactaaatatacTCTAATCAGAAATTAcaacaaataatttgaaaaaaatgacTTTACAAATTCCAGATCAGCCTATAAAGGTTGTTGTTCACAAATTCCAGATCAGTAAAACAACCCACAAAGCCTTCAATATCTTCATCAGAGTAACCCAACAAAACAAAAATCGGCAACAAACACAAGAAGGCAATGGAAGGTTAAGGATTCAAGTAAGAATTCCAACACAACTAGTTAGAGAAGTTGTTGCTGTTCTCAACCCAAACAGATATTAGCAACAAACACAATAACAGAGAATGAGGATGCTGCACAAACATCATAGATCATTCATGAAGCATATGATGAAGCAATTGAAGAAACTCAAGGCTGTTAAACTTCACAACCCCtcagtttattttgtttaaatcatcattaaaattgtGACTTTTAAAACTTAGGAGCAACAATTTGTCAACCACAATCCATATCAATGATTAGTGTGCATGTTTTTGCTTAGTCACttcattattttacataattttagtaaaaaaaagcCCCTTGATTCTTCATAGAGGTTATGAATCCTCTCAGATTATAATTCTTCATCAACATATGAAGTAActaaacatgctaaaaaatcaaGTGATGTGTGTTGGTTTAACAAATGCTACTCAACcaagtaattaaagttaatttttcaGAATTAAGAGGTCAATAATCCTCAACATAATGGTCTCGCAGGGGCTTCTAGACAAAAAAAACCATGAAGAATATCAACATAAACAAAACCCTGAACATCAATATAAACCAGACGAATATCAACATAAACAAAACCCCAGAACATCAACATAAACCAGACGAATATCAACATAAACAAAACCCAGAACATCAACATAAACATAAATCATAAGAACATCAACAGAAGAACAGAAGATCAACAAATTTcatcaaacataaataaaagaTCAACATAAACCAGCAGCAAACAGCAACACATAAAACCAACACCAAAATGTCAAGTATAAGTACAAAAAAACGAAAATCAGAACAACCTTACAATCATCAGACacattttttagggtttaatttaGCCTTAGAAGCAATAATATCTTCAGGAGAGTCAGGGACAACCAAATCGAGTTGATCTTTTTTCACATTAGGTGAACTTGAGGGATTTAATTCAAATGGAGAGTCAAACATCCATTCAACAATTGTTGGTGGTGGTTTCTTTTCAACAGAAGCAAAAGAAGGTGGAGATTCATGACGCATAGATGTAGCTTCATCTTCAAGAGACTTATGATATGCCTCAAGATCTTCTTTTGACCACttcaaaatttcatttgagTACGAATGTGAACGACCATGAAAGGAATAAGAACAAAATTCACCATAATCCCAGAGACCATCATAGAGAAAAGAAGGAATTGAAGAATCACTCTTAGATTTGTTGTTTTCCATCGCAAAAAATGAAAGGTTCAAGAAGAAGGTAATGACGGATTCCAGAACAGGGGGCATGCAATCTTGAAACTTTGCCAAAAATCACAAATCGAACCTCAAAATGTTGAGAATAAACCGATCTATGTTTTAATGCAGTTAAAATGAACTAAAAATGAACGACAAACAGGGGGATGAGGGCAATTGAAGCCATGGAAATGGTTttcagaagagagagaaaaaccGTGTAAAAGGAGGAAGGAGGAGTAGTTAATAGGGTGCAATAATGAGTTACCCAACGCCCAATAATCAAGTATAATACCGGTTACAAAAAGAGGAAAGGGGgtttttaaggggtaaaagtgggaaaaaaactttccaaaaatggatagtattctaaagtgaaaaaacttatgaaactacccgttatagtaaggtggaaaaacttaaaagaacggagggagcaCATGTTTTATTCAATAACCTTTTTAGAGTTATGTCTGTTCATTTAGGTGTCAAAAACAGAATTTTAATGGCTCAATTTTAGCTATcaagatttttttaaatatattgttCGACTTGCAACGGCTGGAATTACGGTTTCTGATTTAACTTTCTGCAATGTTCATGGCAGCTTTCAAGAAAGggatttttttgttgtaaattagtattcattattgttcaatgttcatgaATGGTCTTTTGGTGATTACTCCTCTTGTCCCTTTGAGCTTGCACCACAGGACTcaaaaaactttatatatttgAGTCTTTGATGCAAACTCAAATGGACCGAGGGAATATATATGAGCGGTTATCTATACTCTTTGTAAGTATGTTTGTGAACGTCCTTTGTATGTTTATTAATACCCttattaattatgtttatgaacGTCCTCAGTAAGTTTATTGATACCCTTACATTTTCTAGTGAACTTATTAAATCCGGAAAGGACATTGAGAGCGCTTACTGGGAGTTGGTAATCAAGGACATTCAAGATGCATGCAAACTTTTTGAGCCAATATATGATCAAACTGATGCAGCTGACGGTTATGTTTCGGTTGAAGTTTCTCCTAGACTTGCAGATGACACTAAAGGTACTGTAGAGGCTGCTAAGTGGCTTCACAAAGTGGTGAATCGGCCTAATGTGTACATAAAGATTCCAGCCACTGCTCCTTGCATACCTTCAATCAAAGAGACCATTGCCAATGCTATAAGTGTCAATGTTACTGTAAGTCTCATTTTCTATAATCTTTGTTTATGATATTGATGCCtgtcaaaaaagcttttttTTATCAGGTAAAGTATTCAATATGTCAACTGTCAAGTACTTGAAGCTTATAAGTACTGTAATTGTGTTCCCTTGAAGCAATTGGGCTATGTCATTTAGTCTATTCTTACTTGATAACTATGCTCTTTGATATTTTGTTTGGTTATCTCCCTGTGTTCTGTGTCCATCACTCTATCtggaaagtatatattgaatcATGTTTTCCAGTTTTTCTCTTATATACAATCATCGAATTAAATCGGATTTGTAACTGGTGACAAATTTGACTATCTTTCATGTTAATACAGTGTTAACACCTTTACCATGACTAAAACTGTAGTTTGCACTATGCTTCCATGGAAGGCAGTCATAGACTTATATTTGGATTACGGATTTGACGTTGTGAAGtctgttttcaaattttatgtGGGTTATCTTGTTGTCTATGAGTAGTACTCTAGCTTCCCACTGCTAGTACATGCACTTCATGGGTGATTGTCTTTGAAATAGTGTGCGATTGCACTCTAAAGTTGCTACCACTTGATAAAGTCATGCACCAGCTATTGTTTGTGACACTCCACTTTCTAAACTACGTTCATGGGGTGTTGTTTGGTGATGAAATAAATAGGTGAAGATTTTGTTGCTAGAGTAACTGGTTAATCTAAATATCTGGTGTGCCATCTCCATTGTCAATTTCTTGCTGAAAAGAGGATACTATATATCATTCATGATGACTGGAGTTTATGATCATATTGTTGAGattatcatataattttatgGAATATTAACAGTGAGCTTATGTGCAAATGCACAGCTCATTTTCTCTCTTTCTAGGTACGAGGCCGTGATGGATGCATATATAGAAGGTTTGGAAGCTTCTGGTCTTAGTGACCTCTCCAAAGTGACAAGCGTCGCTTCCTTTTTCGTCAGCAGGGTTGACTCCTTAATTGACAAGATGCTTGAAAAGATTGGAACACCAGAAGCTCTTGATCTCCGTGGGAAGGTAAAATGACCGACTGCTCACAATACCATTCGTTTATAAGGGTTCTAAATATGTAATCACTCATTTATAATCTCTTTGCTATCCTAGGCTGCTGTCGCGCAAGCAGTTTTGGCATTCCAACTCTATCAAAAGAAATTCTCCGGTCCTAGGTGGGAGGCGTTAGTTAAAAAAGGTGCCAAGAAGCAGAGGCTACTATGGGCTTCCACTAGTGTCAAAAACCCATCCTATCCCGACACTCTCTACGTTGATCCGTTGATTGGACCTGATACTGTAAGTTTATTGCATTGATGATGTTATTTTAGGTTTCGAAATTGATTTGATGCTTAGTAGAAACGGAAGTTAATTGCTAAGGTTTTCGTTTATGCAGGTTTCAACAATGCCTGATCAGGCACTTCTTGCATTTATTGACCACGGAACTGTCTCAAGAACAATTGACGCAAATGTTTCCGAGGCTGAGGGCATTTACAGTGCACTTGAGAAGTTGGGAATTGATTGGACCCAGGTTGGATCGCAGCTGGAAGTCGAAGGAGTTGATTCATTTAAGAAGAGTTTCGACAGTCTGCTTAATACCCTGCAAGACAAAGCCAACTCTCTGAAAGTAAACCTTTAAGTGTCATTTTGTATGATCTTGATGAATTTATAAGCAGTTCTAGTGAGTTTTcttgtgcttttttttttttggattgttTAAGAATTTCAATAAACTGGCTGTCTTTGCCGACATTTGGCTTTACAGTTTCTCCATAATTTGAAAGTTTGTGGAGAATATATTAGGTCGGCATCAAACTCGGAAAGAGTCATCACGAGAAATTTGGAAAATAGATGTTTATGGAATGAAATTATGAAACCATTACATTAGTTATGATGCTTTatacaaattcaattttgaagCTATATCCACCTCATTGCCCCCAACATCACTACCCTGTCTAGCCTTAGGCTGCCTACTAGAGTAATAATCCAATTAGAATTGGGAGATTGATACACCTGAGTGATACATTTGGTTTTGGTTTTGGATGGTAATTTCAAACCACTTGACTCAAATGGTTGGCTTTAGTTGGTTTTATCACTGCATATTTTagtaacataaataaataaaaaatcaaatataaaattaaatacaataatatcataatattaattacACCCACATCTAAATTCACATGATCTGAAATCTTTGTTCAAATTCAACCCCATCAACTATCAAGTCTTAGGATCCAAAATGGGTTTAGTCCTCATTGTTTTAACTTAACCAATTTACAATCTAAGATCCAAACTAGATGAGCCTCAAAATGAGTCATTGATGAATTTAAGTCAAGTCTAGATCTAAAACCAATAGACCcatattcaaattaaattatttttttatcaaatcaaAATTCAACTCCAACTCATTGAGTTCCAAAAAATAgaccaaaaaaacttaaaattaaatcGGATCTAGAATAGATGCTAACGAGGGACCCATGAGGCCAAAACCATCCATACAATCAGCTTAACAGTAGTTGGTAGTTGGAAGTAGCTAGGGTTGCAAAAATTACTTATTTGAGTGTAGCTATAAGTAGATGTACAATATCAGTCATGTTGTAATGTGAATCGTCCCACTAAAGAAATCAAGCCTGTAGGGACTAAAAATATGGATAAACAGCAGTCTtcaatataatgaattaaacaTGATAAAACTAGAAAGTATAAATATAGACATGTTGACAGCCTGGTAAATGGTACCTTGGAAAAACTAGTTGAAAGATAGAGTAGAACAGTTTGGGCAATGATATTAATGTCAACAGCCCTACACAGATTAATTCTGAGTAGGCCAGCTACGCCTGCTCCAATTAATTTCATGCACGTTATAGTCAAATTGTCACCATTTATGGCTTGAATGCTAAGAAACAAGGCCCAACCCAAGAGTTTATCTTAtagcaaaataataattatagcaAAATGAACGACTACCAAAATgtttatataaaacaaatttatgtTCTaatcttttgttttaaatggAAAAGTTctataatataaaatagaaaatgcCTTCATTCATTTCGACCTACAAatcttaaattttgattttaattattttgacgGCTAAACTCTACTTGATTTTGTAGTGTTTGATTAacacttatttttcttttttttttacttgcaccatttactttttcacatCTCTAATGTACGAATTCAATCGTTAATATCTCCGATTATACATATTagaatattatgaaaattagaaattaataaatgttgaatcaaaataattcaaacaagatctcatatgattatattttaacttttagatTATCGACAATATAAAAGTCAATTCAATTTGCTTGATGAATAGAGCCGAAGCCAATTATGGTGCAAGTAACtagaaaaaaagtaattatatcatatgttataaattagcATGAGATCCAATTTAAAAACACAATAAGTTGCCTGTTCAGACTGAGCCTTTCCCGACCCTGGATAGCTTGGTCAATGCTaagaaaacataaaattaataaatattctgAAAATAGGGCAGTACAAAATCTCTGCAACCATCAACTAACATACCTTCAATGTCATATAATTAATGCTGTATATCTTGTATAGCAAACACCCATACTTCATTCCCACATATTTTGTGCCTTAGATTAACAACGCACAACATTCATTTCAGCCATGAGGAAGTGAAGACTGTTGCAAGTTTACACAATAGCAATGGGTAGTAGAGAAATAAGGTCACCGGAAGATGGATTATCCACTCCCGCGCAGGACATGGAACGGAGTGGAACAGCCATCTCCGACATGTCTAGAAGAAAAAAGCTCGGTATCTATTTTATCGAGTCAGACGACAGACGGACTGCACTTGGCGGAGGTTATACTGTTGGGAGTACACCGGTTAACATTCACAGGAAGCCTTTGTCTGATGCTGATCTCTCAAGAACAGGTGGTTGGGTCGCAGCCTTCTTCATCTTCGGTAGGTGTTTCATAGCATAGTTGTGATATTTTCTAGTACTAAAAATGGAAATTTCCAATGATAAGAGGAATTTATAGGGTTGTTGATCCTTGTAGGAAACGAAATGGCAGAAAGAATGGCATACTTCGGTCTGTCGGTGAACATGGTGGCTTTTATGTTCTATGTAATGCATCGGCCCTTCTCCAGTTCAGCTAACGCTGTAAATAATTTCCTGGGAATATCACAAGTGTCTTCTGTGCTTGGAGGCTTTCTAGCTGATGCTTATCTTGGTCGGTATTGGACTATTGCAATTTTCACAACCATCTATCTTATGGTAAGTAACCCATTTGATACCTAACCCAAATAATCTCGTTTTCCTCCATTGGGTCTGTTTGGAAAATGGTTAGATACAATTATTGACTAATTTAAACAGCTCGATTCAATTGTTTAAGCCAATTGTTATGGAGTTGTATGGTAAAAATTTATAGTTggttgttgactttttttttgagaaaaagtAGGTTAAAAGCCAAAAGCAAAGAACAAACAACATATATTAGCTTTTCGATCGAAAAGTTCAAAAAGATTTGCTAAAAGCTTGACTGTTTGACTAACCAAAAACCATAAATTAACTAAAAAGTCATTTACGAAACATACCTTCTAGCAATTTCTTCTTGGCTTTTCCTCTGATTGTCTCCTTTT from Amaranthus tricolor cultivar Red isolate AtriRed21 chromosome 3, ASM2621246v1, whole genome shotgun sequence includes:
- the LOC130809031 gene encoding uncharacterized protein LOC130809031; translated protein: MATISKLSNPIAPCSSHFNTRSSSSTQLLRNSLIFDVNSKSLFKSGLSSSRLSSQSNRASSFPFLVKCSQSSGNGSAVKRTTLHDLYEKEGQSPWYDNLCRPVTDLLPLIDNGVRGVTSNPAIFQKAISSSDAYNDQFSELIKSGKDIESAYWELVIKDIQDACKLFEPIYDQTDAADGYVSVEVSPRLADDTKGTVEAAKWLHKVVNRPNVYIKIPATAPCIPSIKETIANAISVNVTLIFSLSRYEAVMDAYIEGLEASGLSDLSKVTSVASFFVSRVDSLIDKMLEKIGTPEALDLRGKAAVAQAVLAFQLYQKKFSGPRWEALVKKGAKKQRLLWASTSVKNPSYPDTLYVDPLIGPDTVSTMPDQALLAFIDHGTVSRTIDANVSEAEGIYSALEKLGIDWTQVGSQLEVEGVDSFKKSFDSLLNTLQDKANSLKVNL